The genomic interval CTTGAGGGTAATCAGCGTTTTGCATTAAGAACGTCAGTTGTGTTATTTGATCTCTACCAGTTCGATGTCAAATATCAGCGCTTCACCAGCCAGTGGATGGTTAGCATCCAGGGTAATGAAGTCAGCGCTTATAGCCGCTACTTTTACAGGGAAAACCTGGCCCTGTGGATTGCTCATCTGCAGATCCATACCCACCTGAGGATTCAGATCAGCCGGAATATTCTCTTTCGGGAACTCCATGATCAGCTCATCATTTTTTGGGCCGTATGCTTCTTCTACAGGAATATTCAATGTTCTTTTATCGCCCACCTTCATGTCCACCACACCATTGTCGAAGCCTTTAATAACCATACCGGCGCCAACCTTGAACTCCAGCGGGTCCCTACCCTCGGAAGAATCAAATGTTGTTCCGTTGGTCAGGCGGCCATGATAATGCACACGCACCGTATCTCCGTTTTTAACTGCTTGCATAAGAATTTAATTATAAGTGTTACAGGATTTAATTGCTGCAAGGTAAGAAAATAGTGAATAGATATTCAATTTAGCATAAATCCTGTAAACTTCCAATCCTGAATATATCTTCCCTTATTTAAACTATTTTTACGCTATGTATAAGATCGTAATTCCTCTCTTATTATGGCTGGCAGTCACTACTGCTGCATGCGCACAGGTCATCACCGGAGCTGAAAGGACCAGCGAATATCTGCCACTGCTGAAAGGTAAAAGAGTAGCCTTGCTTGTCAATCAGACCGCGATACTGGGAAATACTCACCTGGTAGATTCACTGTTGAAACTACATGTGAATATCCAGAAAATATTCAGCCCGGAACACGGCTTCAGAGGCAATGCCGATGCCGGCGAAAAAGTAGGCAATGCCAAAGATGAACGTACCGGCCTGCCCATCGTATCGCTCTATGGCAAGCACCGCAAAGCCGATGCAGCTGACCTGGAAGATGTAGATGTCCTCATCTTTGATATACAGGATGTGGGCGCCCGCTTTTACACTTATATTTCCTCCCTGCAGGAGCTGATGGAATCTGCTGCGGAAAATCATAAGCCACTTATTGTATTGGACCGTCCCAATCCGAACGGGCACTATGTAGACGGACCTGTATTACTGGATACTTCCCTGCGCTCTTTTGTAGGGATGCAGGCTATTCCCATTGTACATGGTATGACGGTGGGAGAATATGCTAAGATGCTGAACGGAGAGAAATGGCTGAAAAATGGCGTAGACTGTGACCTGACAGTGGTCACCTGCCAGCATTATGATCATCATACCTACTATCAGTTGCCGGTAAAACCTTCGCCTAACCTGCCGAATATGGCGGCTATCTACCTGTATCCCTCCACCTGTTTATTTGAAGGAACAGCATTGAGCCTGGGCCGGGGCACCGATCTGCCATTCCAGGTATTCGGACACCCTTCCTATCCGAAAAACCTCTATTCTTTCACACCACACAGCACGCCAGGCGCCAAGGAACCGCCACTGAAAGACCGTACCTGTTATGGCTACAATCTTACCGGTACACCGGCTGCTGTAAGGAAGGAAATGAATGACAGGGTACAGTTGAAATGGCTGATACAGGCTTATCGGCTATTCCCGGAAAAAGATAAATTCTTTATCCCTTTTTTCAATAAACTGGCTGGCAATACTATTTTGCAGCAACAAATAAAAAAAGGCCTCAGCGAGGCGGAAATACGCAAAAGCTGGGAACCTGCTTTGACGCAATTTAAAACTACCAGGAAGAAATATTTATTATATGCAGAGTGAGTTAACGGATCAAAAGAATATCAGGATCGTTTTCATGGGAACACCGGATTTTGCGGTGGCATCGCTGGACATCCTGGTGCAGAACGGATACAACGTAGTGGGCGTCATCACAGCGCCCGACAAGCCAGCCGGAAGAGGATTACAGTTACAACAGAGCGCTGTAAAACAGTATGCCGTATCAAAAGGCCTCCGGGTGCTGCAGCCGGAAAAGCTGAAGAATCCTGAGTTCCTGGAGGAACTGCGTTCATTGAAAGCAGACCTGCAGGTTGTAGTAGCCTTCCGCATGCTGCCGGAAGTAGTATGGGATATGCCAGCTTTAGGCACCATCAATGTCCATGCTTCATTGCTACCCAATTACAGGGGCGCAGCTCCTATCAACTGGGCCATCATCAACGGCGAAAAGCAATCGGGCGTAACTACATTCAAACTACAGCACGAAATTGATACCGGCGATATCCTGTTCAGTCAGTCGGTAGATATCCGTGATGATGAAACGGCCGGAGAGCTGCACGACGACCTGATGGCCACCGGCGCCGGCCTGTTACTGAAAACGGTGCAGGCACTGGCTTCAGGTAATGCGAAAGGAACGCCGCAGGCGCATATCAAAGCGGAAGACATTAAACATGCACCCAAGATCTTCAAGGAAGATTGCCAGATAAAATGGGAACAGCCTGTAGAACAGATCTACAACCTGGTACGTGGCCTTAGCCCCTATCCTGCTGCCTGGACAATGCTTAACGGCAAAGGATTGAAAATCTTCAAAGCAACGAGAGAACATGCTACGCCAGTTGTAGCGCCCGGACAAGTGGTCAGTGACAATAAAACCTACCTGAAAATAGCAGCTGCAGACGGTTATCTTTCTTTACTGGAGATCCAGCTCGAAGGGAAGAAACGGATGGATATTGAGGCTTTTTTAAGGGGCAACAAGATCAATTAGGGAAACCGGATAATATTAATCAGGCATTAAGCACCAGATCATTGAATATTTCTCCTGGTACTTAATGCCTGATTTTTTATTTAGTCTTCATAACTCAGCTGGCAATAGAACTTCGCTTCATTGGTTCCTAATGCCTCCAATGCTGAATCACTCAGTTTAATGATCAGGCCTTCATTTTGCTTGATCTGCGGAATGGCTTCCAGCACTTTTGCATAGATGAACTTACCATTCAGCGGGTTGGTCACTTTAATGATAGTACCTCTTGGTGCAGTATTGTGCAGCGCATAATACTTACCGGCACTTGCATTGCTCTTGAACCAGCCTCCGGGGCCTTTTTCAGAAGTTACGTTTTTACCGTTGCCTGTCTGCTGGTTGTACAACTGTTCAAAAGAAGACCCGGCCGGTGCTGTAGTAACCGGTGGTTTGCTACCTGTATTATTGCTGTCGGGAGTCTTTACAGGTTCAGGAGGCGCAGACTGATCAGGTTTGGTAACCGGTGGCGCAGGCGTTGTACTTGCCGGAGGTGTTGCAACCGGAGTTGATGGCGCCGGGTTAGCCGGTGCAGGATTGGAAGGCGCCGGAGTGGAAGCCGGTGGCGTAGCTGCCGGATGATTTGCCGGAGGTGTCGTTGCCGGTACATTTGCTACCGGTGCGGACGGAGCAGGACTACCACCGCCTTTCAGCCATCCCACTATCACATAACTGTCTTTCTGTAAACCATCGCCGGTCATATTGTTCCAGTGGCGGATATTGTCCAGGGGCACCTTATTATGATTAACACTCAGGCGATAGAGGGTTTCTTTTTCCTCTACCTTGTGATATACCGGCGTGCCATGCGGCTCGGGCTCTGATTTCTGTGAAAAGTTGGTGTTATTCAGCGGGATCTTTACCTGTTGGCCTAATTGCAAACCTTGTTCAAACGAAATATTGTTCTCACTTGCTATCTGTTTTGGAGACAAACTATAGGACCTGCCCAGGCTGTAAAAGGTCTCACCTTTTTTTACAGTGTGCAATACATACAGGTCAGGAGAGGTACCCTGTACCTGCAACCTGTCCTGCGCCTGTATTCCACCGGCTACACATAATACAAGTCCTGCAATTGTCATGAACGTTTTTACCATTACTACGCTGTTTATACCTTTCGGGTAACTAGATTAAAAATTATTTGCCTACACTTCTTTTAGAATACGGAGTTCTTTAGGATAGTAATTGTTGATACGGTTCGGTAATACTTTCGCCCATCCGAGCGCCATCCCATCATACATCATCAGTGCCCAGCCTTTCACATTTGTAGCTATTTCCGGATCTTCTTTTCTCAGATAACGCAAGGCCTGTTCACGGGTCAAACCTATCTGCGGGATTGTTTCACTCGTCATAGTGCTCATTGCCAGCTGGTGATCAGGTATCAGTTCCTTTGCTGCCAGCTGACCGGCCTTTATGCCAGCTTTCCGCAAATATAAGTGCTGTTGTAATAAAGAAACAACAGGCGCCATATTTTCCGGAAATATTAATACCTCTCCCTGATGCTCCATCAGGAAAAGGTTGTCCATATCTTTCACCCATTGCGCTACCTTTTCTGTATCTTTTTTAGCGACCGCAGTAAGCGTATCCCGTTGCCTTTTAGCGGTATATACATCTCCGGCCTTCTTACGGAAACAAGTGATAAAAAAGCCTTCTCCTTTTACTTTATCAGGATAAAAGCGATACCCTTCAGCTGCCTGAGGCCCTGCTGTTGTTTTTACGATATGCCAGCTATCATCAACCGGTATTGCAATATTTTCTACGGCAAAGTTCTCCTGTATCCATTCCATGATCTCCTCATCTTCCTCCCTTGAATAAGAACAGGTGGCGTAGATGATGATACCATCCTCTTTTAACGCATTCCATGCATCTGCAAGTATGCGCTGCTGGCGCTGGCTGCACAGGATCACATTCTCCGGAGACCACTCCTCCACTGCTTCCGGCTCACGACGGAAAAGACCAGAACCGGAACAGGGTGCATCCACCACCATCACATCAAAATATCCCGGCAGTTTCGCGAAGTCCCTGGGGTCATTGTTTGTCACAATAACATTGGCAGCTCCCCACTTACTGATATTATCCGCCAGCAATGCCGCCCTGCTCCTGATCACCTCATTGGACACCAGCACGCTGTCAGGGCTGAGCAGAGATTGCAGCAGGGTGGATTTACCTCCCGGTGCAGCGCAAAGGTCCAGCACTTTCAAAGGCACATGCAGGTTACATACATGACGCATCACATGTTCCAGGAACATGGAAGAAGCCTCCTGTACATAGTAAGCGCCCCCATGAAAAAAAGGATTGAAGGTAAACGAAGGCCTTGAAGGCAGGTAATATCCGTAGTTTGACCATGGCACCCGGCTTACCGGTTCTTCTGTCAGTGAGCTAAGTACCTTTTGTACTGCGCCTTCATCCTTTATTTTGTTTGGATTGATCCTGAGAGAAGTAACTTTTTCGCCTGCCTCATGTATACGCAAAAAGGCTGCCAAATCCATGCCTGGCAGTCCTGTGAGTGTATCTGTAAATTTTTTTGGTAAGAAATCCAACCCCTTATTTTTGCGGCAAAATACTGAAAAAAAGGGGATGACCGATAATGTGACACTGTCGCTGCCCATTCAATGAGGGCGACAGCACCTTAGGAAAGGCGCGCCACTACAGGGAGTTAACGATTTCAGTCACCAGTTGCTGCAATACCTGCTTTGCATCGCCAAACAGCATGGAGGTTTTGGGCTGGAAGAACAGATCGTTCTCAATACCGGCATATCCGGGTTTCATACTTCTCTTATTGACAATTACGCTCCTGGCGTTTTCCACTTCCAGGATCGGCATACCATAAATAGGGCTGGCAGGATCATTTTTGGCCGCGGGGTTCACCACATCATTAGCGCCCAGCACCAATACCACATCGGTGGTGCTGAATTGTCCGTTCGCCTGTTCCATTTCCAGCAGTTTTTCATAGGGCACATCTGCCTCTGCGAGCAGCACATTCATATGCCCGGGCATACGTCCGGCTACCGGGTGGATGGCGTATTTCACTTCTACTCCCCTTGCCTCCAGCAACGTTTCCAGTTCGTGACAGGCATGCTGCGCCTGGGCCACCGCCAGGCCATATCCCGGTACGATCATCACTTTCTGGGCATATGCCATTATAACAGCGGTATCTGACAATGAGATCTCCTTATATGCGCCCTGTTCCCTGCTGGCCCCCGCTACTTTGGGTCCGCCGAAAGAACCGATCAGCACATTCTTCAGGGAACGGTTCATCGCTTTACACATCAGGATCGTAAGGATAGTGCCCGCCGACCCTACCAGTATCCCACCTGTCAGCATCACCGGATTGTTATACAGGAAACCACCGAAGGCGGCGGCTACACCTGTAAAGGAGTTGAGCAGCGAAATGACTACCGGCATGTCAGCCCCGCCTATAGGCAATACAAAGCATACACCGTATAAAAGCGACATGAAGAGTATTACTACAAAAAGTATAACCGTTCCTGCCGGCAAGGCAACGGTAACAACAAGTGCCAGCATCACTATAAGCGCCAGTATCATCAGGTTGAAGATATGCTGGCCTTTAAACGAAATATCTCTGATACTGCCGTTTAGTTTTCCCCAGGCAATGACAGAGCCGGCAAAAGACACGGAACCTATCACCATACCAGCCAGAATGATCACCAACTGCATTCTTACCGGCGCCCCCGTAAAGATCACATCCGTCATGTGCTCAAACTCCACGATAGAGATCAAAGCCGCACAGGCGCCGCCCATACCGTTGAAAAGACTGACCATTTCAGGCATCGCTGTCATCTTCACTCTCCTGGCCGATACCAGTCCGACAACGCCGCCAATGAGCAGCCCTGCCATAATCCATCCGTAGTTGTGCAATCCCTGCCCGTGATGTTCATAAAGGAAAATAGTACCCAGTATGGCCAGTGTCATACCTCCTGCGGCAATAGCGTTCCCCTTCCTGGCCGTAGCGGGATTACTCAACATCTTTAACCCTATGATAAATGTAACAGAGCCTATCAGATAGATCAGCGATAACATAGTGTAATGATTAGATACGATTATTTGGTCTTTTTTGACTTGAACATTTCAAGCATCCTGTCTGTCACTACAAAACCACCCACTACATTGATGGTTCCCAATATAACGGCGAGAAAACCCAGTACCAGGGCCAGGTAATTGTCGGCTTCAGCTTCTCCCATTACAATGATAGCGCCGATGATCACAACACCATGAATAGCATTGGCACCACTCATCAGCGGCGTATGTAATACGGAAGGCACCCTTGATATAACCTCTACACCCAGGAAGACGGAAAGAATAACGATGTACACCGCTTCCAGGTGTTGCTGTAAAAAAGAAAAAAGAGCATCCATTATCGGGGATCGTTGATTTCAGAAATAGATGAACAGCCTTATAATTTCACACTATCCGCTTGTTTGAGCCGTTCGCTGGTAATGATACCGCTATGGGTGATACAGGCGCCCTGCACAATATCATCGGAAAAGTTCAATACCAGGTCGCCATCCTTTACCAGCAGCTGCAAAAAATTAAAAATGTTCTTTGCATATAGTTTGCTGGCATCCGAAGGCATCGAAGACTGCAGATTGGAATCGCCGATAATGGTGACGCCATTGTGCACGACAGTCTTCTTATTCTCCGTAAGCGCGGTATTACCTCCCGTAGCTGCTGCCAGATCAATGATCACCGCCCCGGGCCGCATCCGTTCCAGCATTGCCGTAGTGACCAGGACAGGGGCTTTTTTACCGGGTATCTGTGCTGTTGTGATCACAATATCTGACTTCGCGATGCTTTCCGCGATCTTTTCCTCCTGCCGCTGTTTATATGCTTCCGTCTGTTCTACCGCATAACCGCCGGCGGAGGATGCATCGGCCGCGCCTTCTACTTCTATAAACCTGGCGCCAAGGCTCATTACTTCTTCTTTTACGGCCGGTCGTGTATCAAATACCTCTACCACAGCGCCAAGCCGCCTGGCGGTTGCAATGGCCTGTAATCCCGCTACGCCGGCTCCCAATATCAACACTTTTGCCGGGGCAATACTGCCCGCCGCCGTCATGAACATGGGAAAATAACGGCTGTAAGTCCAGGCTGCCAGCAATACAGCCTTATATCCGGCAATATTCGCCTGGGAACTCAGCACATCCATGCTCTGCGCACGCGTGGTTCGGGGTATACTATCAAGACTGAATGTCGTAAGCTGCCTCTCAGCCCATTGCTGCATGGTTGCAGGATTACTGAATGGCTGGTAGATGCCGGTCAGCACTTTGCCCGCCGGTATAGACTTCCAGGATTGCTCATCAGGGATCTGGATGCTGAGGATGATGTCTGCCTGTTGCAGGATTTCAGCGGCAGGCTTTATAAGAGCGCCTGCCTGTACATAGGATTCATCAGGATAATATGCCCGGGTCCCGGCATCCGGTTCTATCCAAACCGTTACTCCCTGTTTTCCCAACTGCTTAACAATGTCCGGCACTAAAGAAACCCTGTTTTCTCCTGGCTGTTCTTTTAGGACGCCTGCAATCATCTAATGGAATTTATAGTCTGAATTTACGGTAGTTTTCTTAAATATAACGCTTAACGGCAAGTTGAACAAAAAACTCCTCCGGCTCATCAGGACACGCTTGGCAGGATATTAGTGTGCTGAAAATAGTATCAGTCCTTATTCAGGCTGAGTTTGTTTTAGCAGAAAATCTAAACTTACATATTATGCCAAAAGATCAAAAGGGAAAATTTACGCCAATCAAAGGGAAGCCTTCCGGCAACGGAAAAGAAGGCCTGGGATTAAGGAGGTCCATTTCTCCGGATGAACTGGAGTCAGATCTTGAAATGACTGATAAATATACAATGGGCCCCGATGAACTGCAACCTGCTGTTCATATGCGGCATCCGAACAGGGATACCGCTAAAAAAGCGGTGCAACAGCAAAACGTCCGGGAAGCGCCGGCCGATAAAACCGTCGAGGAGACCTTAGACAAAGAACATCCTGCTGTTGCTGCCCGGCAGATATCTGGCAGGCCGGACAAGGAAATATTCGCCGCTTTAGCGGAGCAAAAAGGCAATATCTGCCTGTCAATCTATTTGCCCACCCATTCCTCCGGTAAAGAGGTAAATGAACAGCAGGACCTCATCGTCTTCAAAAATATGCTGCAAAAATCGCAGAAGCTGCTGGAAGAGAAAAAGACCGATCCTTCATTGATACAGCAGATGCTGCAACCGGGATATGAACTGTTGAGAGATGAGCAGTTCTGGCTCAACCAGCAGGAAGGACTGGCCTGTTTCATCACTGAAGATTCATTCCGTTATCTGCAGCTGCCCCTGTCTGTACCAGAGCAGGTATACTGCAATAATTCCTTCATGTTAACACCATTGCTGCCAATCATTACCTGCAACGAACAATTCTATCTGCTGACCTTCAGCAAGCACAATGCAAGGCTATTCCTCGCAGATGCATTTGGTATGCAGGAAATAACTGTGGAAGGCATGCCCGATGGTATGGCTGATGTTATACATTTTGAAGAAAAAGGAAACCAGATGTTAACCCGTACAGGAAGTTCCGGCGGCGGAGAAGGCGCCAATTACCATGGGATGAACTCTAATCCGGATCATAAAACAGATATCGCCATTTACCTGGAGGAAGTAGACAAAACCATCTGGAAGGAAGTACTGTCAGATAAACACATTCCGCTGATGCTGGCGGCGGTAGATTACCTGCAGCCCATCTACCGGAAGGTGTCCCGCTATCAGCATATTGCTGAGGAATCGCTGACAGGCAATTTTGAGCATGAAAAACCGGTGAATATCTACAAACAGGCAAGAGAAAAGATGCAACCTTATTTTGAGAAAAGGCAACAGGTTGCGTTGGAAAAATATTATAACGGTTCTGCCGGTGCGCTGACCTCATCCATACCGGATGATGTGATCCCCGCAACTTACTATGGCCAGGTGGATAGCCTGTTCGTTGAGAAAGGATCTCATCTGTGGGGTACCTTTGATGCGAATGAAAACAAGATTGTTATCCATGAAACCGAACAACCAAAAGATGAGTGCTTGCTAAACAATGCAATAGCACAAACAATTCTCCATAACGGTGATGTATTCATCCTGGAGAAAGAAAAAATGCCGGCTGAGAGTAATATAGCGGCATCATTACGCTATCCGTAACAGGAAGAAGACTGACCAGGTTGTTACTGGTCAGTCTTCTTTTTTATCATTGCTTTAAGTATTGGTAGTATTGGTTGTCACAGTATCATCAGATGCGGTTTTTATTTTTAAAGGATAACTGTTCGACACAGCCGCATTTTCCGGCTGGACGGTAAGTAATACAGTATCCTCTCCCTGAAGCGCTTCCGGTAGCGTATAAGTAAAGCTGATACAATCGGGCTTCCGTTCCATATTTTGTATAGTGTCATCTCCGATAGTGACAGCTACCTTCCCTTCGTCCATTTTTTCCCCTCTTAATGTAATTAATGTTGGCTGCCCTGCTTCAAGCGGTGCTGCGTCGACTGCAGTTACTTTCAGTCCGCCATTCTTCAACTGGTCAGGACGATCGTCTTTAGGTCTGAACAGTACTTCAAATACTTCCTTCAGCTTAAGTGTGGTACGGTCAGTAAACAAACCTGACAGTATCGAAATTGTCATCAATCCATAAATATTGATGTTCGAACTATCGTCGCTCATATTGAGGAATCCGCCGCGGAAAACGAAATAGACAGCTATTGCCAATGCTGCTGCAGTAAAAGGTTTCACACAATACCAGAGTATCCAGCTCTTCCTGAATTTTCCGGCGCCTATATAACTGGTAAAGGAAGCTGAGATATGGATCATGCTACCCAGAAATCCGGCCACCCCCACCATGATCAGCAGCAGTGTATTAATATGTATCAATCTGTCTTCCTGCATCTCATCTGCCACAGAAGCAGGGTTTTGCTGTACCTGTGGAGGAACTTTCTTTACCGCAGGTGTTATGCTGTCGGCAGTACTGTCAGGCTTTGCCTGTGTACTATCTACCCCGGCAATGTTACCTCTTGTCTGCACTACCACACCGGTATGGGCTATACTATCAATAAGCCTGACGTGAAACCACCTGAAGGTATAAAGTGAGGTCGTATTCTCTTTAGGCCCTGGAATTCTGTCCGGCCAATGGCCTATCAGATAGAAGGCGCTAAAAAACGTAAAAAAGATAATAAGCAATCCTGCAAATGCCTTTCCCAAGGAGCTTATCTCATTGCCGTCATTGTCTTTGTAAGGAGGGCGGGGTGCAGCAGCACAAGTGTTTTGTGTTTCGGCCATAACGATGAATTAAATACTGTTGAATAAAAGCGCCGGCACCTGTTCCATTCACCACAGTGATGTTTTTTGGGGTCTGTATGGGATAGTCTCAGGGGGAATAACTCAATATATCGTTATGTGAACATACGTCTATTCGAATAATTCCTGTTCATCTGTATAATACGTCTTCCTGCCATTCAGCTCCTTCTGTTCTATTTTTCCTCCTGTAGGACTATTGGTTTCCCTGGGCTGATGGATCTTTAAGAAATCGCGTATCTCTCCTGCAATAATATCAGGATGTTCTTTACGGATGCTTTTCTCTGCATCTTTCAGGACCTTGTGTATGGCGCGATGCAGGGCCTTAATTTTTGCTGCCGGTATCCTGTTGCTGACGGAAAACGGCGAGATGCCGGCTTCCCATAGTATTTCGTCGGCATAGGCATTACCTATACCACGAATAATATGCTGATCCAGTAATATCTTTTTGATAACAGTCCTCTTCTTACCTAACTGCTCCTGGAGGTATTCTACTGTCAATTCATCTGATAATGCATCGGGAACACCTGTCTCTTCGGGGTTCAATGATGGTAGCGCAATGCCCTGGTAGTCGGTCAGCGCCAGCCCTGTTCCGTCTTCAAATAATATTTCGAGAATTGTATGCTTGTTCGTATTCTTTTCCTCAAAGAAATATAGTTTGCCATGCAGCATCAGGTGCATACCCAGCACCACATCATTCTTAAATCTGAAGCGCAGTTCCTTCCCCTCCCGGTATACTTCCTCCAGCTTCTCTCCTTTTATAGCTTTCTTAAAAGCGGCAGGCGTATCTTTTGCTTTTTTGGTATTCTCCAGGGACACGTCTTTCACTGTCTTCCCTGCCAGTTTCTTATCAAGGTTATGGCTGAATACCTGCAGATCTGGTAATTCCGGCATATGTAGTGTTATTTGGGTGATGATTGAGCTATTGCCTCTCCTATTGCATTGACAAACTTCTTGTCTTCGAGACCATCTATCTTCCAGCCTTTCTTCATTCGCCTGATAATGCCCATGCTGGCATCGTTGAGAATGACGTCGTATTCTTCACAGAGGCCGTCATGACAAGTTTGTCCAATTGGAATTGCTTCTCCAAGATAATGTTTTTCATTGTACGAAAAGTCAAGCGGCGCCGGCTCCTTTTCCAGCTGTGCGATCATTTCCTGTAAGAACTCAATGAGGTGTTTACGTTGTGTTTTTCCTGAAAGGCTCCACTTCTCCTTGTCAGCCCGTTTATGCGCTAACTTCAACTTCAGACCTGCCAAAGATGTTGTATAGTCGTTCGCATTCAGTTTGCGAACATTCTGGTGCGCCAGTATGTACCAGTGATATTCTGTACCCACTGGTACTCCCGAACCTTCAGGCGCATGCCCTGCGCGGCGTTTGGTCACAGCGTAAGAGATCTCCCACAGATCGGGCGTGATCTTCGTCTCTTTCCACACCCCTGCATCGTAATTCCACTTATGACTTCGCCCTATCGTCATACCGGTATATTGCTGCCCCTCAAATTCCTTGAACTCATTATATGTTTTGGACAGGTCTTCCTTCACAGCCTTTTTCCGGGCAACCGCGCTTTTCTTCACCAGGTTCTTTGGTGCAGGAGCGGCGCGTTTGTTTGCCTTCTTGGTTGCAGGCTTTTTCGTTACTGTCTTCATAAATTAAAGTTTTGTCAGTTCAATCAATGTCTTCGCATTCTCAAGTGCGTAGCCATGAACATCATTATTAAAATATACCCATACTATATGCCCTTCCTCCTGCCATGCCAGCATCTTTTCCGCGTATTGTTGTAATACCTTATCGGGATAAGATTTTGCATAAGAGCCATCAGGCCCATGGAACCTCACATAGATATGTTTCGCGGTCACAAATTCCCCATATGGCCATCGCTTCCCTGACTCTGCGATCACGAATGCAATTTTATATTTCTCCATTAATGCAATGGCAGCATCTTCCAGCCAGGTATCATGTCG from Chitinophaga filiformis carries:
- a CDS encoding peptidylprolyl isomerase; this translates as MQAVKNGDTVRVHYHGRLTNGTTFDSSEGRDPLEFKVGAGMVIKGFDNGVVDMKVGDKRTLNIPVEEAYGPKNDELIMEFPKENIPADLNPQVGMDLQMSNPQGQVFPVKVAAISADFITLDANHPLAGEALIFDIELVEIK
- a CDS encoding exo-beta-N-acetylmuramidase NamZ domain-containing protein, coding for MYKIVIPLLLWLAVTTAACAQVITGAERTSEYLPLLKGKRVALLVNQTAILGNTHLVDSLLKLHVNIQKIFSPEHGFRGNADAGEKVGNAKDERTGLPIVSLYGKHRKADAADLEDVDVLIFDIQDVGARFYTYISSLQELMESAAENHKPLIVLDRPNPNGHYVDGPVLLDTSLRSFVGMQAIPIVHGMTVGEYAKMLNGEKWLKNGVDCDLTVVTCQHYDHHTYYQLPVKPSPNLPNMAAIYLYPSTCLFEGTALSLGRGTDLPFQVFGHPSYPKNLYSFTPHSTPGAKEPPLKDRTCYGYNLTGTPAAVRKEMNDRVQLKWLIQAYRLFPEKDKFFIPFFNKLAGNTILQQQIKKGLSEAEIRKSWEPALTQFKTTRKKYLLYAE
- the fmt gene encoding methionyl-tRNA formyltransferase, which produces MQSELTDQKNIRIVFMGTPDFAVASLDILVQNGYNVVGVITAPDKPAGRGLQLQQSAVKQYAVSKGLRVLQPEKLKNPEFLEELRSLKADLQVVVAFRMLPEVVWDMPALGTINVHASLLPNYRGAAPINWAIINGEKQSGVTTFKLQHEIDTGDILFSQSVDIRDDETAGELHDDLMATGAGLLLKTVQALASGNAKGTPQAHIKAEDIKHAPKIFKEDCQIKWEQPVEQIYNLVRGLSPYPAAWTMLNGKGLKIFKATREHATPVVAPGQVVSDNKTYLKIAAADGYLSLLEIQLEGKKRMDIEAFLRGNKIN
- a CDS encoding LysM peptidoglycan-binding domain-containing protein; protein product: MVKTFMTIAGLVLCVAGGIQAQDRLQVQGTSPDLYVLHTVKKGETFYSLGRSYSLSPKQIASENNISFEQGLQLGQQVKIPLNNTNFSQKSEPEPHGTPVYHKVEEKETLYRLSVNHNKVPLDNIRHWNNMTGDGLQKDSYVIVGWLKGGGSPAPSAPVANVPATTPPANHPAATPPASTPAPSNPAPANPAPSTPVATPPASTTPAPPVTKPDQSAPPEPVKTPDSNNTGSKPPVTTAPAGSSFEQLYNQQTGNGKNVTSEKGPGGWFKSNASAGKYYALHNTAPRGTIIKVTNPLNGKFIYAKVLEAIPQIKQNEGLIIKLSDSALEALGTNEAKFYCQLSYED
- a CDS encoding methyltransferase RsmF C-terminal domain-like protein, with protein sequence MDFLPKKFTDTLTGLPGMDLAAFLRIHEAGEKVTSLRINPNKIKDEGAVQKVLSSLTEEPVSRVPWSNYGYYLPSRPSFTFNPFFHGGAYYVQEASSMFLEHVMRHVCNLHVPLKVLDLCAAPGGKSTLLQSLLSPDSVLVSNEVIRSRAALLADNISKWGAANVIVTNNDPRDFAKLPGYFDVMVVDAPCSGSGLFRREPEAVEEWSPENVILCSQRQQRILADAWNALKEDGIIIYATCSYSREEDEEIMEWIQENFAVENIAIPVDDSWHIVKTTAGPQAAEGYRFYPDKVKGEGFFITCFRKKAGDVYTAKRQRDTLTAVAKKDTEKVAQWVKDMDNLFLMEHQGEVLIFPENMAPVVSLLQQHLYLRKAGIKAGQLAAKELIPDHQLAMSTMTSETIPQIGLTREQALRYLRKEDPEIATNVKGWALMMYDGMALGWAKVLPNRINNYYPKELRILKEV
- a CDS encoding NAD(P)(+) transhydrogenase (Re/Si-specific) subunit beta, which gives rise to MLSLIYLIGSVTFIIGLKMLSNPATARKGNAIAAGGMTLAILGTIFLYEHHGQGLHNYGWIMAGLLIGGVVGLVSARRVKMTAMPEMVSLFNGMGGACAALISIVEFEHMTDVIFTGAPVRMQLVIILAGMVIGSVSFAGSVIAWGKLNGSIRDISFKGQHIFNLMILALIVMLALVVTVALPAGTVILFVVILFMSLLYGVCFVLPIGGADMPVVISLLNSFTGVAAAFGGFLYNNPVMLTGGILVGSAGTILTILMCKAMNRSLKNVLIGSFGGPKVAGASREQGAYKEISLSDTAVIMAYAQKVMIVPGYGLAVAQAQHACHELETLLEARGVEVKYAIHPVAGRMPGHMNVLLAEADVPYEKLLEMEQANGQFSTTDVVLVLGANDVVNPAAKNDPASPIYGMPILEVENARSVIVNKRSMKPGYAGIENDLFFQPKTSMLFGDAKQVLQQLVTEIVNSL
- a CDS encoding NAD(P) transhydrogenase subunit alpha produces the protein MDALFSFLQQHLEAVYIVILSVFLGVEVISRVPSVLHTPLMSGANAIHGVVIIGAIIVMGEAEADNYLALVLGFLAVILGTINVVGGFVVTDRMLEMFKSKKTK